From Vicugna pacos chromosome 6, VicPac4, whole genome shotgun sequence, a single genomic window includes:
- the PAPLN gene encoding papilin isoform X2, which produces MEALGIASHQGWMSAGLGVGEMGREGRQTAAGRESPTSADVPGGRADLLGLGWDGHRRSGPTGPASPGLLETGLAEMRLLLLVPLLLAPAPGSSAPKVRRQSDTWGSWGNWSPCSRTCGGGVSFRERPCYSQRRDGGSSCVGPTRSHRSCRTESCPDGAHDFRAEQCSEFDGQEFQGRRYKWLPYYGAPNKCELNCIPKGENFYYKHREAVIDGTPCEPGKQDICVDGSCRVVGCDHNLDSSKQEDKCLQCGGDGTTCYPITGVFDANDLSRGYNQILIVPVGATSIHIEEVAASRNFLAVKSVHGEYYLNGHWTIEGARALPVASTILHYERGAEGDLAPERLHARGPTSEPLVIELISQEPNPGVRFEYHLPLSSPRPGFSWSHGSWGDCSAECGGGHQTRLVFCSVDNEAYPDHMCQHQPRPADRRPCNPHPCPHTKRWKTGPWAPCSASCGGGSQSRSVYCVSSNGAGVQEAAEDIECAGLPGKPPTTQACNLQRCASWSVEPWGECSVSCGAGVRRRSITCRGDEGSLLHATACSLEDRPPLTEPCVRDDCPLSNQAWHVGAWGLCSKSCSSGTRRRQVVCAIGPPSHCESLLPSKPADAEPCNTQPCHLPPDSRNQWWASQEQPSIQGNPRGDQSSHLPALGPALSPQQSSHQQTLRSGSGPRDCRHSPYGCCPDGHTASLGPQWQGCLGASCQQSRFGCCSDGVSVAEGPHQAGCARSYGGDNTGSRPGSRAVASIAPQAQQNEPSECRGSRFGCCYDNVASAAGPLGEGCVGQPSYAYPVRCLLPSAHGSCTDWAARWYFIASVGQCNRFWYGGCHGNANNFASEEECVNSCRGAQHRPRRPEPGTSGQSTHTDGDGSGPRGRQEASRHGTGPMVQRKPLPSGGLWWRDQEPGPGAVDRRQAFGEQPRGQELGPSAPGLSRDAGRPAPPSHSSSYRITLSGLEPSLVQAALGQLVRLFCPNDTSLDPHAGWQKNGQPISSDRHKLQPDGSLVISPLQAEDAGTYSCGSTRPDHDSQKIQLRITGGDVAVLSEAESRHFPQTRDPAQGYSPRDPSRGGDAGGLGATSSSHPWPTTRLRLDQSQPRVVVAHPGQRIRLTCHAEGFPPPAIEWQRDGQPLSSPRHQLQPDGSLVISRVAVEDGGFYTCVAFNGQDRDERWVQLRVLGELTITGLPSTMTVPEGDTARLLCVVTGESVNIRWSRNGLPVRADGHRVHQSPDGTLLIHNLRARDEGSYTCSAYRGSQAVSRVTEVKVVPPARAAQQRDPSRECVDQPELANCDLILQAQLCGNEYYSSFCCASCSRVQPHAQPTWQQG; this is translated from the exons ATGGAGGCCCTGGGCATCGCTAGTCACCAGGGAtggatgtcagcagggctgggtgTGGGGGAGATGGGGCGGGAAGGAAGACAGACAGCGGCGGGGAGAGAAAGTCCAACCTCCGCAGATGTTCCGGGTGGCCGGGCTGACCTCCTAGGCTTAGGCTGGGACGGACACCGACGGAGCGGCCCTACTGGCCCTGCGAGCCCAGGACTCCTGGAGACAG GCCTGGCCGAGATGCGGCTGCTGCTGCTCGTGCCTCTGCTGCTGGCCCCTGCGCCCGGGTCCTCG GCTCCGAAGGTGAGGCGGCAGAGCGACACCTGGGGCTCCTGGGGCAACTGGAGCCCCTGCAGCCGGACCTGCGGAGGGGGCGTCAGCTTCCGGGAGCGCCCCTGCTACTCCCAGAG GAGAGATGGGGGCTCCAGCTGCGTGGGCCCCACCCGGAGCCACCGCTCTTGCCGGACAGAG agctGCCCAGACGGCGCCCACGACTTCCGGGCGGAGCAGTGCTCCGAGTTCGATGGCCAGGAGTTCCAGGGGCGGCGGTACAAGTGGCTGCCCTACTATGGGG CCCCAAACAAGTGTGAACTGAACTGCATTCCCAAGGGGGAGAACTTCTACTATAAGCACAGGGAGGCTGTCATAGATGGGACACCCTGTGAGCCTGGCAAACAGGACATCTGTGTGGATGGCAGCTGCCGG GTTGTCGGCTGTGACCACAACCTGGACTCATCAAAGCAGGAGGACAAGTGTCTGCAGTGTGGGGGTGACGGCACAACCTGCTACCCCATCACAGGCGTCTTTGATGCCAATGACCTCAGCAGAG gctaCAACCAGATCCTCATAGTTCCTGTGGGGGCCACCAGCATCCACATCGAGGAGGTGGCCGCCAGCAGGAATTTCCTGG CGGTGAAGAGCGTCCATGGTGAATACTACCTCAATGGGCACTGGACGATCGAGGGCGCCCGGGCCCTGCCCGTGGCCAGCACCATCCTGCACTATGAGCGGGGAGCCGAGGGGGACCTGGCGCCCGAGCGGCTCCATGCCCGCGGCCCCACCTCAGAGCCCCTGGTCATTGAG CTCATCAGCCAGGAACCCAACCCCGGCGTGCGCTTCGAGTACCACCTGCCCCTGAGCTCCCCCCGGCCCGGCTTCAGCTGGAGCCACGGCTCGTGGGGCGACTGCAGTGCTGAGTGTGGCGGAG GTCACCAGACACGCCTGGTCTTCTGCTCCGTCGACAATGAGGCCTACCCCGACCACATGTGCCAGCACCAGCCGCGGCCTGCTGACCGCCGGCCCTGCAACCCTCATCCCTGTCCACACACCAAGCG CTGGAAGACAGGGCCCTGGGCGCCCTGCTCGGCCTCCTGTGGGGGCGGCTCCCAGTCTCGCTCCGTCTATTGCGTCTCGTCCAATGGGGCTGGCGTCCAGGAGGCTGCCGAGGACATCGAGTGTGCGGGCCTGCCGGGGAAGCCCCCTACCACGCAGGCTTGCAACCTGCAGCGCTGTGCATCCTGGAGTGTGGAGCCCTGGGGGGAG TGCTCTGTCAGCTGCGGTGCTGGAGTCCGGAGGCGGAGCATCACTTGCCGGGGTGACGAGGGGTCTCTGCTTCATGCCACGGCGTGCTCCTTGGAGGACCGTCCCCCCCTTACTGAGCCCTGTGTGCGTGACGACTGTCCCCTCAGCAACCAGGCCTGGCACGTAGGCGCCTGGGGTCTG TGCTCCAAGAGCTGCAGCTCAGGCACTCGGAGGCGCCAGGTGGTCTGTGCCATTGGGCCACCCAGCCACTGCGAGAGCCTGCTGCCGTCGAAGCCTGCAGATGCGGAGCCCTGTAACACGCAGCCCTGCCATCTTCCTCCAG ATTCCAGAAATCAGTGGTGGGCATCCCAGGAGCAACCCTCAATTCAGGGTAACCCCAGAGGAGACCAGAGCTCCCATCTgccagccctgggcccagccCTGTCTCCGCAGCAGTCCTCACACCAGCAGACCCTGCGGTCTGGCTCAGGGCCCCGTGACTGCAGACACAGCCCCTATGGGTGCTGCCCTGATGGCCACACTGCATCTCTTGGGCCACAGTGGCAAGGCTGTCTGGGGGCCTCATGTCAGCAGAGCAG GTTCGGGTGCTGCTCTGACGGCGTGTCTGTGGCTGAGGGGCCCCATCAAGCTGGCTGTGCAAGGTCTTATGGAGGTGACAACACCGGGAGCAGGCCAGGGTCGAGAGCGGTGGCTTCCATA gctccccaggcCCAGCAGAATGAGCCTAGTGAATGCCGGGGCTCCCGGTTCGGCTGTTGCTATGACAACGTGGCCTCTGCGGCCGGCCCTCTTGGGGAAGGCTGTGTGGGCCAGCCCAGCTATG CATACCCCGTGCGGTGCCTGCTGCCCAGTGCCCACGGCTCCTGCACCGACTGGGCTGCCCGCTGGTACTTCATCGCCTCCGTGGGCCAGTGTAACCGCTTCTGGTACGGCGGCTGCCACGGCAACGCCAATAACTTTGCCTCGGAGGAGGAGTGTGTGAACAGCTGTCGGGGGGCCCAACACAGGCCCCGCCGACCTGAGCCTGGGACCTCTGGCCagagcacacacacagatggTGACGGCAGTGGTCCTAGGGGCCGGCAGGAGGCCAGCCGACATGGGACGGGGCCCATGGTCCAGAGAAAGCCCTTGCCTTCTGGTGGCCTCTGGTGGCGAGACCAAGAGCCTGGGCCAGGGGCAGTGGACCGCAGACAGGCTTTTGGAGAACAGCCCCGGGGCCAGGAGCTTGGGCCCAGTGCCCCTGGACTGAGCAGAGACGCAGGCCGACCGGCACCACCCTCCCACAGCTCCTCCTACAG GATTACCCTATCGGGCTTGGAGCCCTCTCTGGTGCAGGCAGCCCTAGGGCAGTTGGTGCGGCTCTTCTGCCCAAATGACACCTCCTTGGACCCTCATGCCGGATGGCAGAAGAATGGGCAGCCCATCTCCTCTGACAG GCACAAGCTGCAGCCTGATGGCTCCCTGGTCATCAGTCCCCTGCAGGCAGAGGATGCTGGCACCTACAGCTGTGGCAGCACCAGGCCAGACCACGACTCTCAGAAGATCCAGCTTCGTATCACAG GGGGTGATGTGGCCGTGCTATCTGAGGCTGAGTCAAGGCACTTCCCTCAGACCAGGGACCCAGCCCAGGGCTACAGTCCTCGGGACCCCAGCCGAGGTGGGGATGCTGGGGGCCTTGGGGCCACCTCCTCCTCACACCCATGGCCCACGACCAG GCTGCGTCTGGACCAGAGCCAGCCTAGGGTGGTGGTCGCCCATCCAGGCCAGAGGATCCGGCTGACCTGTCACGCTGAgggcttcccacccccagccattgAGTGGCAGAGAGACGGGCAGCCACTctcttctcccag ACACCAGCTGCAGCCCGATGGCTCTCTGGTCATCAGCCGCGTGGCTGTGGAAGATGGCGGCTTCTACACTTGTGTTGCTTTCAACGGGCAGGACCGAGACGAGCGTTGGGTCCAGCTCAGGGTTCTGG GGGAGCTGACAATCACAGGGCTGCCCTCTACTATGACGGTGCCAGAAGGTGACACggccaggctgctgtgtgtgGTCACAGGAGAAAGTGTGAACATCAGATGGTCCAG GAACGGGCTGCCGGTGCGGGCTGATGGCCACCGTGTCCACCAGTCCCCGGACGGCACGCTGCTGATACACAACCTGCGGGCCAGGGACGAGGGCTCCTACACGTGCAGCGCCTACCGTGGAAGCCAGGCAGTCAGCCGCGTCACTGAGGTGAAGGTGGTCCCACCGG
- the PAPLN gene encoding papilin isoform X1: MEALGIASHQGWMSAGLGVGEMGREGRQTAAGRESPTSADVPGGRADLLGLGWDGHRRSGPTGPASPGLLETGLAEMRLLLLVPLLLAPAPGSSAPKVRRQSDTWGSWGNWSPCSRTCGGGVSFRERPCYSQRRDGGSSCVGPTRSHRSCRTESCPDGAHDFRAEQCSEFDGQEFQGRRYKWLPYYGAPNKCELNCIPKGENFYYKHREAVIDGTPCEPGKQDICVDGSCRVVGCDHNLDSSKQEDKCLQCGGDGTTCYPITGVFDANDLSRGYNQILIVPVGATSIHIEEVAASRNFLAVKSVHGEYYLNGHWTIEGARALPVASTILHYERGAEGDLAPERLHARGPTSEPLVIELISQEPNPGVRFEYHLPLSSPRPGFSWSHGSWGDCSAECGGGHQTRLVFCSVDNEAYPDHMCQHQPRPADRRPCNPHPCPHTKRTSYLHRPRAWHLAGAQRVCGNSWKTGPWAPCSASCGGGSQSRSVYCVSSNGAGVQEAAEDIECAGLPGKPPTTQACNLQRCASWSVEPWGECSVSCGAGVRRRSITCRGDEGSLLHATACSLEDRPPLTEPCVRDDCPLSNQAWHVGAWGLCSKSCSSGTRRRQVVCAIGPPSHCESLLPSKPADAEPCNTQPCHLPPDSRNQWWASQEQPSIQGNPRGDQSSHLPALGPALSPQQSSHQQTLRSGSGPRDCRHSPYGCCPDGHTASLGPQWQGCLGASCQQSRFGCCSDGVSVAEGPHQAGCARSYGGDNTGSRPGSRAVASIAPQAQQNEPSECRGSRFGCCYDNVASAAGPLGEGCVGQPSYAYPVRCLLPSAHGSCTDWAARWYFIASVGQCNRFWYGGCHGNANNFASEEECVNSCRGAQHRPRRPEPGTSGQSTHTDGDGSGPRGRQEASRHGTGPMVQRKPLPSGGLWWRDQEPGPGAVDRRQAFGEQPRGQELGPSAPGLSRDAGRPAPPSHSSSYRITLSGLEPSLVQAALGQLVRLFCPNDTSLDPHAGWQKNGQPISSDRHKLQPDGSLVISPLQAEDAGTYSCGSTRPDHDSQKIQLRITGGDVAVLSEAESRHFPQTRDPAQGYSPRDPSRGGDAGGLGATSSSHPWPTTRLRLDQSQPRVVVAHPGQRIRLTCHAEGFPPPAIEWQRDGQPLSSPRHQLQPDGSLVISRVAVEDGGFYTCVAFNGQDRDERWVQLRVLGELTITGLPSTMTVPEGDTARLLCVVTGESVNIRWSRNGLPVRADGHRVHQSPDGTLLIHNLRARDEGSYTCSAYRGSQAVSRVTEVKVVPPARAAQQRDPSRECVDQPELANCDLILQAQLCGNEYYSSFCCASCSRVQPHAQPTWQQG, from the exons ATGGAGGCCCTGGGCATCGCTAGTCACCAGGGAtggatgtcagcagggctgggtgTGGGGGAGATGGGGCGGGAAGGAAGACAGACAGCGGCGGGGAGAGAAAGTCCAACCTCCGCAGATGTTCCGGGTGGCCGGGCTGACCTCCTAGGCTTAGGCTGGGACGGACACCGACGGAGCGGCCCTACTGGCCCTGCGAGCCCAGGACTCCTGGAGACAG GCCTGGCCGAGATGCGGCTGCTGCTGCTCGTGCCTCTGCTGCTGGCCCCTGCGCCCGGGTCCTCG GCTCCGAAGGTGAGGCGGCAGAGCGACACCTGGGGCTCCTGGGGCAACTGGAGCCCCTGCAGCCGGACCTGCGGAGGGGGCGTCAGCTTCCGGGAGCGCCCCTGCTACTCCCAGAG GAGAGATGGGGGCTCCAGCTGCGTGGGCCCCACCCGGAGCCACCGCTCTTGCCGGACAGAG agctGCCCAGACGGCGCCCACGACTTCCGGGCGGAGCAGTGCTCCGAGTTCGATGGCCAGGAGTTCCAGGGGCGGCGGTACAAGTGGCTGCCCTACTATGGGG CCCCAAACAAGTGTGAACTGAACTGCATTCCCAAGGGGGAGAACTTCTACTATAAGCACAGGGAGGCTGTCATAGATGGGACACCCTGTGAGCCTGGCAAACAGGACATCTGTGTGGATGGCAGCTGCCGG GTTGTCGGCTGTGACCACAACCTGGACTCATCAAAGCAGGAGGACAAGTGTCTGCAGTGTGGGGGTGACGGCACAACCTGCTACCCCATCACAGGCGTCTTTGATGCCAATGACCTCAGCAGAG gctaCAACCAGATCCTCATAGTTCCTGTGGGGGCCACCAGCATCCACATCGAGGAGGTGGCCGCCAGCAGGAATTTCCTGG CGGTGAAGAGCGTCCATGGTGAATACTACCTCAATGGGCACTGGACGATCGAGGGCGCCCGGGCCCTGCCCGTGGCCAGCACCATCCTGCACTATGAGCGGGGAGCCGAGGGGGACCTGGCGCCCGAGCGGCTCCATGCCCGCGGCCCCACCTCAGAGCCCCTGGTCATTGAG CTCATCAGCCAGGAACCCAACCCCGGCGTGCGCTTCGAGTACCACCTGCCCCTGAGCTCCCCCCGGCCCGGCTTCAGCTGGAGCCACGGCTCGTGGGGCGACTGCAGTGCTGAGTGTGGCGGAG GTCACCAGACACGCCTGGTCTTCTGCTCCGTCGACAATGAGGCCTACCCCGACCACATGTGCCAGCACCAGCCGCGGCCTGCTGACCGCCGGCCCTGCAACCCTCATCCCTGTCCACACACCAAGCG GACCTCTTACCTGCACCGGCCCAGAGCGTGGCACCTTGCTGGGGCCCAGCGTGTGTGCGGGAACAG CTGGAAGACAGGGCCCTGGGCGCCCTGCTCGGCCTCCTGTGGGGGCGGCTCCCAGTCTCGCTCCGTCTATTGCGTCTCGTCCAATGGGGCTGGCGTCCAGGAGGCTGCCGAGGACATCGAGTGTGCGGGCCTGCCGGGGAAGCCCCCTACCACGCAGGCTTGCAACCTGCAGCGCTGTGCATCCTGGAGTGTGGAGCCCTGGGGGGAG TGCTCTGTCAGCTGCGGTGCTGGAGTCCGGAGGCGGAGCATCACTTGCCGGGGTGACGAGGGGTCTCTGCTTCATGCCACGGCGTGCTCCTTGGAGGACCGTCCCCCCCTTACTGAGCCCTGTGTGCGTGACGACTGTCCCCTCAGCAACCAGGCCTGGCACGTAGGCGCCTGGGGTCTG TGCTCCAAGAGCTGCAGCTCAGGCACTCGGAGGCGCCAGGTGGTCTGTGCCATTGGGCCACCCAGCCACTGCGAGAGCCTGCTGCCGTCGAAGCCTGCAGATGCGGAGCCCTGTAACACGCAGCCCTGCCATCTTCCTCCAG ATTCCAGAAATCAGTGGTGGGCATCCCAGGAGCAACCCTCAATTCAGGGTAACCCCAGAGGAGACCAGAGCTCCCATCTgccagccctgggcccagccCTGTCTCCGCAGCAGTCCTCACACCAGCAGACCCTGCGGTCTGGCTCAGGGCCCCGTGACTGCAGACACAGCCCCTATGGGTGCTGCCCTGATGGCCACACTGCATCTCTTGGGCCACAGTGGCAAGGCTGTCTGGGGGCCTCATGTCAGCAGAGCAG GTTCGGGTGCTGCTCTGACGGCGTGTCTGTGGCTGAGGGGCCCCATCAAGCTGGCTGTGCAAGGTCTTATGGAGGTGACAACACCGGGAGCAGGCCAGGGTCGAGAGCGGTGGCTTCCATA gctccccaggcCCAGCAGAATGAGCCTAGTGAATGCCGGGGCTCCCGGTTCGGCTGTTGCTATGACAACGTGGCCTCTGCGGCCGGCCCTCTTGGGGAAGGCTGTGTGGGCCAGCCCAGCTATG CATACCCCGTGCGGTGCCTGCTGCCCAGTGCCCACGGCTCCTGCACCGACTGGGCTGCCCGCTGGTACTTCATCGCCTCCGTGGGCCAGTGTAACCGCTTCTGGTACGGCGGCTGCCACGGCAACGCCAATAACTTTGCCTCGGAGGAGGAGTGTGTGAACAGCTGTCGGGGGGCCCAACACAGGCCCCGCCGACCTGAGCCTGGGACCTCTGGCCagagcacacacacagatggTGACGGCAGTGGTCCTAGGGGCCGGCAGGAGGCCAGCCGACATGGGACGGGGCCCATGGTCCAGAGAAAGCCCTTGCCTTCTGGTGGCCTCTGGTGGCGAGACCAAGAGCCTGGGCCAGGGGCAGTGGACCGCAGACAGGCTTTTGGAGAACAGCCCCGGGGCCAGGAGCTTGGGCCCAGTGCCCCTGGACTGAGCAGAGACGCAGGCCGACCGGCACCACCCTCCCACAGCTCCTCCTACAG GATTACCCTATCGGGCTTGGAGCCCTCTCTGGTGCAGGCAGCCCTAGGGCAGTTGGTGCGGCTCTTCTGCCCAAATGACACCTCCTTGGACCCTCATGCCGGATGGCAGAAGAATGGGCAGCCCATCTCCTCTGACAG GCACAAGCTGCAGCCTGATGGCTCCCTGGTCATCAGTCCCCTGCAGGCAGAGGATGCTGGCACCTACAGCTGTGGCAGCACCAGGCCAGACCACGACTCTCAGAAGATCCAGCTTCGTATCACAG GGGGTGATGTGGCCGTGCTATCTGAGGCTGAGTCAAGGCACTTCCCTCAGACCAGGGACCCAGCCCAGGGCTACAGTCCTCGGGACCCCAGCCGAGGTGGGGATGCTGGGGGCCTTGGGGCCACCTCCTCCTCACACCCATGGCCCACGACCAG GCTGCGTCTGGACCAGAGCCAGCCTAGGGTGGTGGTCGCCCATCCAGGCCAGAGGATCCGGCTGACCTGTCACGCTGAgggcttcccacccccagccattgAGTGGCAGAGAGACGGGCAGCCACTctcttctcccag ACACCAGCTGCAGCCCGATGGCTCTCTGGTCATCAGCCGCGTGGCTGTGGAAGATGGCGGCTTCTACACTTGTGTTGCTTTCAACGGGCAGGACCGAGACGAGCGTTGGGTCCAGCTCAGGGTTCTGG GGGAGCTGACAATCACAGGGCTGCCCTCTACTATGACGGTGCCAGAAGGTGACACggccaggctgctgtgtgtgGTCACAGGAGAAAGTGTGAACATCAGATGGTCCAG GAACGGGCTGCCGGTGCGGGCTGATGGCCACCGTGTCCACCAGTCCCCGGACGGCACGCTGCTGATACACAACCTGCGGGCCAGGGACGAGGGCTCCTACACGTGCAGCGCCTACCGTGGAAGCCAGGCAGTCAGCCGCGTCACTGAGGTGAAGGTGGTCCCACCGG